The genomic interval CGGAGGCGCAGCTGATCAGTTTTGATTCGCCGCCTTCATCACCCACTTTCACACAGAAATCGAACAGCGACTGCGTCAGCGTCGATAGCTTCAGCTCGGACAGCAATTTTAGTTCACCAAACAATGGCAGCGTCTCGCAGCCGGAGAGCGGCTTCGAGGATGATTATCATGCACGCTCGCGGCCTGCCACACAGAGTCCGCTGGTGGATCCCTGGGAGGCGGTGGACAACAGCATCTAcagcggcgtcggcgtcgatAGCTTCGGTGCGGCACCCGTACGCCAAATGCAGCCTCAACTCACAGCTCAACGCAGCTCGGACAATCCGCTGTGCAACGGCAAGAGTCTGCTGCCACCGACCCAGTCGCTGACGATGCCCACCATTATTAAGCCGAAAATATCGCAGAAGCCCAAGGCGCCCAAGCCGCCACCATTTATTGGCCAGCCGCCAGCATTTGCCTATGCCGGCTGCAGCACACCACCCTCGCCGCCCATGCCCAAGGGCGCTCCTCCGCCGCTCGCGGCAGCCGCTACCTCAGCTGCTTCTGGCAACATCTCGTTGCTGGATGTGATATCGGGCAAGGTGGACGCTCTGGCCCTGAGCAATGGCAGCTCTGGCTACGTTGAGGAGACGCAGCAGCCATATGCCATTGCGCTCTATGACTTCGATGGCGTCGAGGAGGGGGACCTTAGTTTCAGGGTAACTATCTCAGTACATTGAGTTGCTGCAGTCTTTTTATTACACATGTTTGCTTGCAGGAAAACGAGAGAATATATTTGCTGGAACAGCCAACTGAAGAATGGTTGCGCGGACGCACACGTTCCGGCTGTGAGGGCCTCTTTCCGGTGAACTATGTGGAAATAAAGGTGCCATTGAACGGAAGTGCAGCAGGTCCCACTCAAACGCCGCACACACAgtcccagcagcaacaacaacatcaacagttGCCGATTGCTCGCTGTCTGTACAATTTCCCCGGTGAGGTTGAGGGAGATCTTGCTTTGAGAGTAAGTTAAAAGAAACTGATTTCGAACTTTTAATGTTGCGTTTGGCTTGTTCCAAATTGTCAAAATCCGTACATTGAATATTAATTTGGATGTTGAATGCTTTGCCTTGCAGGAAAACGAATTGGTGAGCGTACATTATCGCATCAACGAGGACTGGCTGTACGGCGAGGTGGACGGACGGCAGGGCCAGTTCCCGGCCAATTTCCTAGAGTATGTGCCCGACAATCTACCCACGCTGTGAAggtatatttgaaaatatcatTAGGAAGCAGGAAATAGcaactatatattatatacaaggAATATATGTCGATAAGAAAGAAGCAGCAGATATCGTTGGAACTGAAACATATTGTATTTCCTATTGGTAAcccacacccgcacacacgcACCGGCACACACATCTTCACAAAGCAAcacaattaattatatatatatatatatctatatgataAATGAGCGTTATGTTTCGAGCTTAAGAGAGTTATTTTACAAAACAGTTTTACGGCACCAAATCAAAATGCTACCGATTAATCAGTGCGCGACAACTTTTTTAAGATCCAATAATTGTTTTTCCCTTTAATTGTTAATGTAATTTACATGTTGATAGATTATTCAAAGTATTCGATTAGGTTCTGGTGCATTGTAAATGATTTCGCGTGATGATCTATGGATCCTtatataattgtaattaaaacaaaacacaaaagcaacaaattttccAATTATACACAATaacacagtttttttttcgtcgtCTAATTTAGTTAGCTATTTAGTTAGGCCCATTAACCATTTCCAATTGATGcaaaatctttaaatatatatattaaaatacgTATCAAGTGCTATTTAAAAAGCTACCATGT from Drosophila virilis strain 15010-1051.87 chromosome 2, Dvir_AGI_RSII-ME, whole genome shotgun sequence carries:
- the l(3)05822 gene encoding uncharacterized protein l(3)05822; this translates as MTIPSRPAPAPPVSRSQNAAAGANASLEQLRLQLQQQHLQQQHLQQQQASHGGLQKLSIKLPPPPKGSVQQNPLHKKSNNNNYFDVEGNTNGSSITRKFPQARYTPATNWNDAPFDPAGAVFNGNNCKKMPPPRPPPPKVQINGRKLASLSSGNGGGSGGSGGGSSSSRIISNIFHRKKSSGTATTAASKAAVQSRVYGLSSGHAVSSTTTTVSASAAASAASSYATSSSVYDWNAAWNTASTTTTSTTKSSSSSQRETEAQLISFDSPPSSPTFTQKSNSDCVSVDSFSSDSNFSSPNNGSVSQPESGFEDDYHARSRPATQSPLVDPWEAVDNSIYSGVGVDSFGAAPVRQMQPQLTAQRSSDNPLCNGKSLLPPTQSLTMPTIIKPKISQKPKAPKPPPFIGQPPAFAYAGCSTPPSPPMPKGAPPPLAAAATSAASGNISLLDVISGKVDALALSNGSSGYVEETQQPYAIALYDFDGVEEGDLSFRENERIYLLEQPTEEWLRGRTRSGCEGLFPVNYVEIKVPLNGSAAGPTQTPHTQSQQQQQHQQLPIARCLYNFPGEVEGDLALRENELVSVHYRINEDWLYGEVDGRQGQFPANFLEYVPDNLPTL